The following proteins are encoded in a genomic region of Fusobacterium perfoetens ATCC 29250:
- a CDS encoding M20 family metallopeptidase, whose amino-acid sequence MEIKELAKKYKEYVINLRREFHQIPEPSLEEYKTSKRIQEELEKMGIKYKVIANTGIVAEIGKNQQGKKIALRADIDALQVKECTGVEYVSKTPGMMHACGHDGHIAILLGAAKILKEIEEEINGVVKLYFQPAEEIAQGAKKMIEEEPLKGVVDGCFGIHLWADIPCGKISVEEGPRMASADVLKIEITGRGGHGSLPHQTIDSIVVGSSLVMNLQSIVSREISPVDSAVVTIGSFHSGTRFNVIANQAILEGTVRTFSKETGKKVEDAIRRFVKSTCEAYRASGEVFYSYGTTPVINDSICSNIAEKSVEKLLGKDGLTKFEKITGAEDFCYFLEEVPGVLAFVGIRNDRKNANYPHHHEKFNMDEDALEYGMGLYAQYAIDFLNNYNK is encoded by the coding sequence ATGGAAATAAAAGAATTAGCAAAAAAATATAAAGAGTATGTAATCAATTTAAGAAGAGAATTTCATCAAATTCCAGAACCTAGTTTAGAAGAATATAAAACTTCTAAAAGAATTCAAGAAGAACTTGAAAAAATGGGAATAAAATATAAAGTTATAGCAAATACTGGGATAGTTGCTGAAATTGGAAAAAATCAACAAGGTAAAAAAATAGCTTTAAGAGCTGATATAGATGCCTTACAAGTAAAAGAATGTACTGGTGTAGAATATGTTTCTAAAACTCCTGGTATGATGCATGCTTGTGGTCATGATGGACATATTGCCATCTTATTAGGTGCTGCTAAAATATTAAAAGAAATAGAAGAGGAAATAAATGGAGTAGTAAAATTATATTTTCAACCAGCTGAAGAAATTGCTCAAGGAGCAAAAAAAATGATAGAAGAAGAACCACTAAAAGGAGTTGTTGATGGTTGTTTTGGTATTCATTTATGGGCCGATATTCCATGTGGAAAAATTTCTGTAGAAGAAGGACCTAGAATGGCTTCAGCAGATGTTTTAAAAATTGAAATAACAGGAAGAGGAGGTCATGGTTCTCTTCCTCATCAAACTATAGATTCAATAGTAGTTGGTTCTTCTCTTGTTATGAATTTACAATCTATTGTAAGTAGAGAGATTAGCCCCGTTGATTCTGCTGTAGTTACTATTGGTTCCTTTCATTCAGGAACAAGATTTAATGTAATAGCTAACCAAGCAATTTTAGAAGGAACTGTTAGAACTTTTAGTAAAGAAACTGGAAAAAAAGTAGAAGATGCTATAAGAAGATTTGTAAAATCAACTTGTGAAGCTTATAGAGCTTCTGGAGAAGTTTTTTATTCTTATGGGACTACTCCTGTTATAAATGATTCTATCTGTTCAAATATAGCTGAAAAATCTGTTGAAAAACTTTTAGGAAAAGATGGATTAACAAAATTTGAAAAAATAACAGGAGCAGAAGATTTTTGTTATTTCTTAGAAGAAGTTCCTGGAGTTTTAGCCTTCGTTGGAATAAGAAATGATAGAAAAAATGCTAATTATCCTCATCATCATGAAAAATTTAATATGGATGAAGATGCTTTAGAATATGGTATGGGACTTTATGCTCAATATGCTATTGATTTTTTAAATAATTACAATAAATAA
- a CDS encoding phosphoglycerate kinase, with protein MAKQIVTDLNVKDKKVLMRVDFNVPMKDGKITNDNRIVAALPTIKYVLENGGKVIAFSHLGKVKTEEDLKTKSIKPAAERLSELLGQEVKFVPATRGAELEEAINNLKSGEIMMFENTRFEDLDGKKESKNDPELGKYWASLGDLFVNDAFGTAHRAHASNIGIAANIGEGKSAAGFLMEKEIKFIGEAVDSPVRPLVAILGGAKVSDKIGVIENLLVKADKVLVGGAMMFTFLRALGKNTGTSLVEEDKIELAKALLEKANGKLILPIDTVVAPKFDNDAPHMTVSIDEIPADQMGLDVGAATIELFSKEIAAAKTVVWNGPMGVFEMPNYAKGTIGVCEAIANLQGATTIIGGGDSAAAAMQLGYADKFTHISTGGGASLEYLEGKELPGVVSISDK; from the coding sequence ATGGCAAAACAAATCGTAACAGATTTAAATGTAAAAGATAAAAAAGTTCTTATGAGAGTGGACTTTAACGTTCCTATGAAAGACGGAAAAATAACTAATGATAATAGAATAGTTGCTGCTTTACCAACTATAAAATATGTTCTTGAAAATGGTGGAAAAGTTATAGCTTTCTCTCACTTAGGTAAAGTAAAAACTGAAGAAGATTTAAAAACTAAATCTATAAAACCAGCTGCTGAAAGATTATCTGAATTATTAGGACAAGAAGTTAAATTTGTTCCAGCTACTAGAGGAGCTGAATTAGAAGAAGCTATCAACAATTTAAAATCTGGAGAAATCATGATGTTTGAAAACACAAGATTTGAAGACCTTGATGGTAAAAAAGAATCTAAAAATGATCCAGAATTAGGAAAATATTGGGCTTCTTTAGGAGATTTATTTGTTAATGATGCTTTTGGAACAGCTCACAGAGCTCATGCTTCTAATATTGGAATCGCTGCTAATATTGGAGAAGGAAAATCTGCTGCTGGATTCTTAATGGAAAAAGAAATTAAATTTATAGGAGAAGCTGTTGATTCTCCAGTAAGACCTTTAGTTGCTATCTTAGGAGGAGCTAAAGTTTCTGATAAAATTGGAGTTATTGAAAACTTATTAGTTAAAGCTGACAAAGTTCTTGTAGGTGGAGCTATGATGTTTACATTCTTAAGAGCTTTAGGTAAAAATACAGGAACTTCTTTAGTAGAAGAAGATAAAATTGAATTAGCAAAAGCTTTATTAGAAAAAGCAAATGGAAAATTAATATTACCTATTGATACAGTTGTTGCACCAAAATTTGATAATGATGCTCCTCATATGACTGTTTCTATTGATGAAATTCCTGCTGATCAAATGGGATTAGATGTTGGAGCTGCTACAATTGAACTATTCTCTAAAGAAATAGCTGCTGCTAAAACAGTAGTATGGAATGGACCAATGGGTGTATTTGAAATGCCTAACTACGCAAAAGGAACAATTGGAGTTTGTGAAGCTATAGCTAACTTACAAGGAGCTACAACTATAATTGGAGGAGGAGATTCTGCTGCTGCTGCTATGCAATTAGGATATGCTGATAAATTTACTCATATCTCTACTGGTGGAGGAGCTTCTCTTGAATATTTAGAAGGAAAAGAATTACCAGGAGTAGTTTCTATTTCTGATAAATAA
- the purF gene encoding amidophosphoribosyltransferase produces MREEDVLKEECGVFGIYNNDSREDSGRIVYYGLFSLQHRGQESCGIAVMDDITVKQYKDMGLVPDVFNNEILDKLTGSIAIGHVRYSTAGGSIVQNAQPLVSRYLKGALAISHNGNLVNAHKLREQFENEGFIFQTSIDSEVIATIIARERVRQPSVEDAVSKMMEIVEGAYSLLVMSPKKLIACRDPHGFRPLCIGKLDNSYVVASESCALDAVGATFVRDVEPGEIVVIEETGIRSITTHCNKYNSSLCIFEFIYFARPDSRIDGMSVYEARKRAGRQLAKEHPVEGDIVIGVPDSGLVAAIGYAEESGIPYGMGLIKNRYIGRTFISPTQSKREDGVRVKLNALRENVEGKRVIMIDDSIVRGTTIKRLVKILRSAGAKEIHMRVTAPPFLWPCYYGTDVPSRDKLVAVNHSVEEIAKMSGLDSLGYLGLENLTNIAKGCKCNFCDSCFSGKYPTQIEIQDEEENINEVEIRKSPKFKIC; encoded by the coding sequence ATGAGAGAAGAAGATGTTCTTAAAGAAGAATGTGGAGTATTCGGAATTTATAATAATGATTCAAGAGAAGATTCTGGTAGAATAGTTTATTATGGATTATTTTCTCTACAACATAGAGGACAAGAAAGTTGTGGAATCGCTGTTATGGATGACATAACTGTTAAACAATATAAAGATATGGGATTAGTTCCTGATGTATTTAATAATGAAATTTTAGATAAACTTACTGGTAGCATTGCTATTGGTCATGTTCGTTATTCTACTGCTGGAGGAAGTATTGTACAAAATGCTCAACCTCTTGTATCTAGGTATTTAAAAGGAGCTTTAGCAATAAGTCATAATGGTAACTTAGTTAATGCTCATAAATTAAGAGAACAATTTGAAAATGAAGGATTTATATTCCAAACTTCAATAGATTCAGAGGTTATTGCTACTATAATAGCTAGAGAAAGAGTTAGACAACCTTCTGTAGAAGATGCTGTAAGTAAAATGATGGAAATTGTAGAAGGTGCTTATTCTCTTTTAGTTATGAGCCCTAAAAAATTAATAGCTTGTAGAGACCCTCATGGATTTAGACCACTTTGTATTGGTAAATTAGATAATTCTTATGTTGTAGCTTCTGAAAGTTGTGCTTTAGATGCTGTAGGAGCTACTTTTGTAAGAGATGTAGAACCTGGAGAAATAGTTGTTATAGAAGAAACAGGAATTAGATCTATTACTACTCATTGCAATAAATATAACTCTAGTTTATGTATATTTGAATTTATTTATTTTGCTCGTCCTGATAGTCGTATTGATGGAATGAGTGTTTATGAAGCTAGAAAAAGAGCTGGACGTCAACTAGCTAAAGAACATCCTGTTGAAGGAGATATAGTAATAGGAGTTCCAGATAGTGGACTTGTAGCAGCCATAGGTTATGCTGAAGAAAGTGGAATTCCTTATGGAATGGGTCTTATAAAAAATCGTTATATAGGAAGAACTTTTATTAGTCCTACTCAATCAAAAAGAGAAGATGGAGTAAGAGTTAAGTTAAATGCTCTTAGAGAAAATGTAGAAGGAAAAAGAGTTATTATGATTGATGACTCTATTGTAAGAGGAACTACTATAAAAAGACTTGTTAAAATATTAAGAAGTGCTGGAGCAAAAGAAATACATATGAGAGTTACAGCTCCACCATTCTTATGGCCTTGTTATTATGGTACTGATGTTCCTTCAAGAGATAAATTAGTAGCTGTTAATCATTCAGTAGAAGAAATTGCAAAAATGTCTGGATTAGATAGTTTAGGATATTTAGGATTAGAAAATCTAACTAATATTGCAAAAGGATGTAAATGTAATTTCTGTGATTCATGTTTTAGTGGAAAATATCCAACACAAATAGAGATTCAAGATGAGGAGGAAAATATAAATGAAGTCGAAATACGAAAGTCCCCTAAATTCAAGATATGCTAG
- the purC gene encoding phosphoribosylaminoimidazolesuccinocarboxamide synthase translates to MKKLEMVYEGKAKKVFATDLEDQFIVEYKDDATAFNGLKKGSIAGKGVINNRMTNIVFKYLEENGIETHLVQELSDRETLVKKVSIVPLEVIVRNVAAGSFSKKFGVEEGRELLNPILEFSYKNDELGDPMINDLQILAIGIATKEELKNISEQALKINELMKKFFIEKNIRLIDFKIEFGRYKDRIILADEVSPDTCRLWDLTTNEKLDKDRFRRDLGHVEEAYEEVWRRITK, encoded by the coding sequence ATGAAAAAATTAGAAATGGTTTATGAAGGAAAAGCTAAAAAAGTATTTGCTACTGATTTAGAAGATCAATTTATAGTGGAATACAAAGATGACGCTACTGCCTTTAATGGACTAAAAAAAGGATCTATCGCTGGAAAAGGAGTTATCAATAATAGAATGACAAACATTGTATTCAAATATCTTGAAGAAAATGGAATTGAAACTCATCTTGTACAAGAATTAAGTGATAGAGAAACTCTTGTAAAAAAAGTTTCTATAGTTCCTTTAGAAGTAATTGTTAGAAATGTTGCTGCTGGAAGTTTTTCTAAAAAATTTGGAGTAGAAGAAGGAAGAGAGTTACTTAATCCTATCTTAGAATTTTCATATAAAAATGATGAACTAGGTGACCCTATGATTAATGATTTACAAATTCTTGCTATTGGAATAGCTACAAAAGAAGAATTAAAAAATATTTCTGAACAAGCATTAAAAATAAACGAATTAATGAAAAAATTCTTTATAGAAAAAAATATCAGACTTATAGATTTTAAAATAGAATTTGGTCGTTATAAAGATAGAATAATATTAGCTGATGAAGTTTCACCAGATACTTGTAGATTATGGGATTTAACAACTAATGAAAAATTAGATAAAGACCGTTTCCGTAGAGATTTAGGACATGTTGAAGAAGCTTATGAAGAAGTTTGGAGAAGAATAACTAAATAA
- a CDS encoding CoA-binding protein, whose product MDLEEIMKEKTFIIVGDTLNEQKYACIIKNKMISNGYNVYAVGKELKSLNDVPEEIDIIDLCINSKDGLRLIKECNKTFKSIVIQPGASDEELLKYLKEKKYPYIDGCLLVGLSLYKK is encoded by the coding sequence ATGGATTTAGAAGAAATTATGAAAGAAAAAACTTTTATAATAGTTGGAGATACATTAAATGAACAAAAATATGCTTGTATAATAAAAAATAAAATGATTTCTAATGGATATAATGTTTATGCTGTAGGAAAAGAATTAAAATCTTTAAATGATGTTCCAGAAGAAATAGATATTATAGATTTATGTATTAATTCAAAAGATGGACTTCGTCTTATAAAAGAATGTAATAAAACTTTTAAATCTATAGTAATTCAACCAGGAGCAAGTGATGAAGAGCTTCTTAAATATTTAAAAGAAAAAAAATATCCTTATATAGATGGTTGTCTATTAGTAGGATTATCTTTATATAAAAAATAA
- the trxA gene encoding thioredoxin, which produces MLNITKENFNEEVLNSKGLVLVDFWATWCGPCKALGPILEDFANGNTNVKVGKINVDEQPELASQFRVMSIPTLLLFKDGEVINKSVGLLSKEELENFVK; this is translated from the coding sequence ATGTTAAATATAACAAAAGAAAATTTTAATGAAGAGGTATTAAATAGTAAAGGATTAGTATTAGTTGATTTTTGGGCTACTTGGTGTGGACCTTGTAAAGCTTTAGGACCTATTTTAGAAGATTTTGCTAATGGAAATACTAATGTAAAAGTTGGAAAAATAAATGTAGATGAGCAACCAGAACTAGCTTCTCAATTTAGAGTAATGAGTATCCCAACATTATTATTATTTAAAGATGGAGAAGTTATAAACAAATCAGTTGGACTTTTATCTAAAGAAGAATTAGAAAATTTTGTAAAATAA
- a CDS encoding Crp/Fnr family transcriptional regulator, whose protein sequence is MKDFLEIIKKSELFYSLNDKEIEILFECLQVKIKDFDKEKYIFKSGDKISEIGLVLSGKVHIINEDYWGNRNIIYEIKESEIFGEAFACTQNILPVSVISIQKSKVMFIDFNRITKTCSFTASVREILIRNLAIILSKNNIILTSKIEHMSKRNTREKLLSYLSEQANIAKSSKFSIPFNRQQLADYLCIDRSAMSSELSKLKSEGIIKYKKEQFELLKS, encoded by the coding sequence ATGAAAGATTTTTTAGAAATTATAAAAAAATCTGAGCTTTTTTATAGTCTAAACGACAAAGAAATTGAAATATTATTTGAATGTCTACAAGTAAAAATAAAAGATTTTGATAAAGAAAAATATATCTTTAAAAGCGGAGATAAAATTAGTGAAATAGGTTTAGTCTTAAGTGGTAAAGTTCATATTATAAATGAAGATTATTGGGGAAATAGAAATATTATATATGAAATAAAAGAAAGTGAAATTTTTGGAGAAGCTTTTGCTTGTACTCAAAATATTCTTCCAGTAAGTGTTATTTCTATTCAAAAAAGTAAAGTAATGTTTATAGATTTTAATAGAATAACAAAAACCTGCTCTTTTACTGCTTCTGTTAGAGAAATTTTAATCAGAAATCTTGCTATAATCCTCTCTAAAAATAATATTATTTTAACCTCTAAAATAGAACATATGTCAAAAAGAAATACAAGAGAAAAATTATTATCTTATCTCTCAGAACAAGCTAATATTGCTAAATCTTCAAAATTTTCCATTCCCTTTAATAGACAACAATTAGCTGATTATCTTTGTATTGATAGAAGTGCTATGTCAAGTGAACTTTCAAAATTAAAATCTGAAGGAATTATAAAATATAAAAAAGAACAATTTGAATTATTAAAATCTTAA
- the purB gene encoding adenylosuccinate lyase codes for MKSKYESPLNSRYASKEMSYLFSPDYKFKTWRKLWIALAEVEKELGLNITQEQIDQMKKFKDDINYEVAEAREKIVRHDVMSHVYAFGTQAPLAMPIIHLGATSCYVGDNTDIIIMTEAMKLVKKQLINVINELSKFVMEYKDLPTLGFTHFQPAQTTTVGKRASLWLQDLVMDLEDLDYQISKAKLLGSKGTTGTQASFLELFDGDHEKVKKLDPMIAEKMGFEKCFAVSGQTYPRKLDSQILNILSQIAQSAFKFSNDIRLLQHLKEIEEPFEKNQIGSSAMAYKRNPMRSERIGSLARYVIADSINPAITASTQWFERTLDDSANKRLSIPEAFLCVDAILSLYRNVVDGLVVYPKVIEQHLNNELPFMATENIMMDAVKKGGNRQELHEKIRSHSMEAGRMVKAEGKPNDLLERIANDKSFGLTLEELQSIMDAKNFVGRAPEQAKEFVENIVNPILEKNRDLIDSHAESIRV; via the coding sequence ATGAAGTCGAAATACGAAAGTCCCCTAAATTCAAGATATGCTAGTAAAGAGATGAGTTATCTATTTTCACCAGATTATAAATTTAAAACTTGGCGTAAATTATGGATAGCTCTAGCTGAAGTAGAAAAAGAGTTAGGACTTAATATTACTCAAGAACAAATAGACCAAATGAAAAAATTTAAAGATGATATTAATTATGAAGTGGCTGAAGCTAGAGAAAAAATAGTTCGTCATGATGTAATGAGTCATGTTTATGCTTTTGGAACTCAAGCTCCTCTTGCTATGCCTATAATACATTTAGGAGCAACTAGTTGTTATGTTGGTGATAATACTGATATTATTATAATGACTGAAGCTATGAAACTTGTGAAAAAACAACTTATTAATGTTATAAATGAACTTTCTAAATTTGTAATGGAATATAAAGATTTACCTACATTAGGATTTACTCACTTCCAACCAGCTCAAACAACAACTGTTGGTAAGAGGGCTAGTCTTTGGTTACAAGATTTAGTAATGGATTTAGAAGATTTAGATTATCAAATTTCAAAAGCAAAATTATTAGGTTCAAAAGGAACTACTGGAACTCAAGCAAGTTTCTTAGAATTATTTGATGGTGACCATGAAAAAGTTAAAAAATTAGACCCTATGATAGCTGAAAAAATGGGATTTGAAAAATGTTTTGCTGTTTCTGGTCAAACATATCCAAGAAAATTAGATAGCCAAATCTTAAATATTCTTAGTCAAATAGCTCAAAGTGCTTTTAAATTTAGTAATGATATAAGACTTCTTCAACATTTAAAAGAAATCGAAGAACCATTTGAAAAAAATCAAATAGGGTCTTCAGCTATGGCTTATAAAAGAAATCCAATGAGAAGTGAACGTATAGGTTCTTTAGCTAGATATGTAATAGCTGATTCTATAAATCCAGCAATTACAGCTTCTACTCAATGGTTTGAAAGAACATTAGATGACTCAGCTAACAAAAGACTTTCTATTCCTGAAGCATTTTTATGTGTAGACGCTATTCTTTCATTATATAGAAATGTTGTAGATGGACTTGTAGTTTATCCAAAAGTTATAGAACAACATTTAAATAATGAATTACCATTTATGGCTACAGAAAATATAATGATGGATGCTGTTAAAAAAGGTGGAAATAGACAAGAACTTCATGAAAAAATAAGAAGTCATTCTATGGAAGCTGGTCGTATGGTAAAAGCAGAAGGAAAACCAAATGATTTATTAGAAAGAATAGCAAATGATAAATCTTTTGGATTAACATTAGAAGAATTACAATCTATAATGGATGCTAAAAACTTTGTTGGAAGAGCTCCTGAACAAGCAAAAGAGTTTGTAGAAAATATTGTTAATCCTATTCTTGAAAAAAATAGAGATTTAATAGACAGTCACGCTGAAAGTATAAGAGTATAA
- the gap gene encoding type I glyceraldehyde-3-phosphate dehydrogenase: MAVKVAINGFGRIGRLALRLMVQNPEFDVVAINDLTDAHMLAHLFKYDSAQGRFNGTIEVKEDAFVVNGKEIKVFAQADPANLPWGELGVDVVLECTGFFTKKEKAEAHIQAGAKKVVISAPATGDLKTIVYNVNDNILDGTETVISGASCTTNCLAPMAKALNDNFGIVEGLMTTIHAYTNDQNTLDGPHRKGDLRRARAAAANITPNTTGAAKAIGLVIPELKGKLDGAAQRVPVVTGSITELVTVLSKPVTVEEVNAAMKAAATESFGYTEEELVSSDIIGISYGSLFDATQTKVMTVGDKQLVKTVAWYDNEMSYTSQLIRTLKKFVELSK, from the coding sequence ATGGCAGTTAAAGTAGCAATTAACGGATTTGGAAGAATAGGAAGATTAGCATTAAGATTAATGGTTCAAAACCCTGAGTTTGATGTAGTAGCAATCAATGACTTAACAGATGCTCATATGTTAGCTCACTTATTCAAATATGACTCAGCTCAAGGAAGATTCAATGGAACTATCGAAGTTAAAGAAGATGCTTTCGTAGTTAACGGAAAAGAAATAAAAGTATTCGCACAAGCTGACCCAGCTAACTTACCTTGGGGAGAATTAGGAGTAGACGTAGTATTAGAATGTACTGGATTCTTTACTAAAAAAGAAAAAGCTGAAGCTCATATTCAAGCAGGAGCTAAAAAAGTTGTTATATCAGCACCAGCTACAGGAGATTTAAAAACAATAGTTTACAACGTAAACGACAATATATTAGATGGAACTGAAACAGTTATTTCTGGAGCTTCTTGTACAACTAACTGTTTAGCACCTATGGCTAAAGCATTAAATGACAACTTTGGAATCGTTGAAGGATTAATGACAACTATCCATGCTTATACAAATGACCAAAACACATTAGATGGACCACACAGAAAAGGAGATTTAAGAAGAGCTAGAGCTGCTGCTGCTAACATTACTCCTAACACAACTGGAGCTGCTAAAGCAATTGGATTAGTTATTCCTGAATTAAAAGGAAAATTAGATGGAGCTGCTCAAAGAGTACCAGTAGTAACAGGATCTATTACTGAATTAGTAACAGTATTATCTAAACCAGTTACAGTTGAAGAAGTTAACGCTGCTATGAAAGCTGCTGCTACTGAATCTTTCGGATATACTGAAGAAGAATTAGTATCTAGCGATATCATTGGAATTAGCTATGGTTCTTTATTTGATGCAACTCAAACTAAAGTTATGACAGTTGGAGATAAACAATTAGTTAAAACAGTTGCTTGGTATGACAATGAAATGTCTTATACTTCTCAATTAATCAGAACTCTTAAAAAATTCGTTGAATTATCTAAATAA
- a CDS encoding RluA family pseudouridine synthase: MKKFIIEPENNNLTVGEYLKNIKGYSTRNLRNADIYLNNKKVKLDKKIKKLNRLIVVEKEKGTNIEPIEMPLDIVYEDKNLLIINKEPQLVVHPTQKKVDKTLANGIVYYFLKTTGKTVVPRFYNRLDMDTSGLIVITKNAFTQAFLQDKAKVKKYYLAIVDGIVEKDEFLIEKPIGRVGDNIKREELALENGGQEAKTLVKVLKRDFEKNISLIELELFTGRTHQIRVHMSLEGHPIVGDSLYGPDIQPVSRQFLHAYKLIIKNPETLEDFMLEIPLPKDMNDFLNIK; encoded by the coding sequence ATGAAAAAATTTATAATAGAGCCAGAAAATAATAATTTAACAGTTGGAGAATATTTAAAAAATATAAAAGGTTATTCTACTAGAAATTTAAGAAATGCTGATATTTATCTAAATAATAAAAAAGTAAAACTTGATAAAAAAATTAAAAAACTTAACAGATTAATAGTCGTAGAAAAAGAAAAAGGAACTAATATAGAACCAATTGAAATGCCTTTAGATATAGTGTATGAGGATAAAAATTTATTAATTATTAATAAAGAACCTCAATTAGTTGTACATCCTACACAAAAAAAAGTTGATAAAACATTAGCTAATGGTATAGTTTATTATTTTTTAAAAACTACTGGAAAAACTGTAGTCCCAAGATTTTATAATAGATTAGATATGGATACATCTGGTTTAATAGTTATTACTAAAAATGCTTTTACTCAAGCCTTCCTACAAGATAAAGCAAAAGTAAAAAAATATTATCTAGCTATTGTTGATGGGATTGTTGAAAAAGATGAATTTCTTATTGAAAAACCCATAGGAAGAGTTGGAGATAATATAAAAAGAGAAGAATTAGCTCTTGAAAATGGTGGACAAGAAGCAAAAACTTTAGTTAAAGTCCTAAAAAGAGATTTTGAAAAAAATATTTCTTTAATAGAATTAGAACTTTTTACAGGAAGAACTCATCAAATAAGAGTACACATGTCTTTAGAAGGTCATCCTATTGTAGGTGATTCTCTATATGGACCTGATATTCAACCAGTTTCAAGACAATTTTTACATGCTTACAAATTAATTATAAAAAATCCTGAAACTTTAGAAGATTTTATGCTTGAAATTCCTCTTCCTAAAGATATGAATGATTTTTTAAATATCAAATAA
- a CDS encoding RidA family protein — MKRIINTPKAPAALGPYSQAVEVNGTLYISGQIPFVPETMTLVSDDVKAQTRQSLENLKAILDEAGYTFKDVVKATCFIKNMDDFGAINEVYNEYLGEVKPARACVEVARLPKDVKVEIELIAVK; from the coding sequence ATGAAAAGAATAATAAATACACCAAAAGCACCAGCAGCTTTAGGACCATATTCACAAGCAGTAGAGGTAAATGGAACTTTATATATATCAGGACAAATACCATTTGTACCAGAAACAATGACATTGGTATCAGATGATGTAAAAGCTCAAACAAGACAATCATTAGAAAATTTAAAAGCAATATTAGATGAAGCAGGATACACATTTAAAGATGTAGTAAAAGCAACATGTTTCATAAAAAATATGGATGACTTTGGAGCAATAAATGAAGTATACAATGAGTATTTAGGAGAAGTAAAACCAGCAAGAGCTTGTGTAGAAGTAGCAAGATTACCAAAAGATGTAAAAGTAGAAATAGAATTAATAGCTGTTAAATAG